atccataaacaagaaattttttttaatcaactttcatttgaaaaaaaaaaagaagaaagaattataAGTGTTGGTGAGTACAGCAAACCAGAGATGGAGTCGCCTTGTCATGTACatgcaataaaatgtattaaaaaaaatcttcattgaaaagagaaaacattaaaatttaaataaatattttatttaagtataaaaacaacattttgcTTAGTCGGTATAAaatctacattaaaaatatttaaaaatcacgtCGAGAGTGAAAATGGCTACTGTCATGGCTATGTCGATTTCCACTATAGGCACTTCCTCCACCACTTGATTGATGATGGCCGCTGCTAGCACTCCCACGGGAATACACATTGCGTCCCCGCGAGCTATGTCGTCGAGTGTGTCCCTTATCTTTATCCATTTCATGTTCTTCTAGCTTTTGTATTAAAGACAGTTTTTGTGTTATTGCTAGTCTTAGTAAGGCATTTAGTgtcttcttttcttcttctgtaGCTGTGACCTTCCTCTGCAGCTCATCAAGCTGGGTGACATATTCTTCACAACGAGCTGCGAACATAGCCCTCAGTGAGGCAAATGTGGCGGCATCctccttcaaatttttaagatcaTTACGAAGCTTCATCATTGTCTCACTCACTATGGCCTTTTCATTCTCATATTTGCTCTTCAAATTAGCAAGAGCTACCTCTGCCGTCTGTTTGTTAGCCTTCAAAACGGTGCGGAGGGTGGCAATTTGTTCTCGTTTGGTAGACAGCAAAGATTGcaatttgattactttttcttGCAAGTCCTCATTTTCAGTCAGGGAAGAATGCTCTTGGGTACCAGTATGTAGGGTTTTTTGCCGGTGGATTTCAATAGTACTTTCGATGGCTTTGCAAAGATGATTCAGCTGGTCACGGATTGTATCTAACAAGCGGTTCCCAGCAGTCATGAAGTCTTTTTTGTTGTCGAATTTATAATCCTCTTCTAATAGAATTTTGATTGCCACATCACTCTTAAGCTTTTCCCTCAATGTGTCCAATTTGCTAGCATTCATGTTGAATATCAAACTGTAGGGCtgatctttatttatttctgacaaACCAGAGTCAACTGAATGAGATTCTGtaaaacaaatagaataattttaaataagaatacatAGTTGTAAGAGAAACCTAATCGGTAACAAATAGAGATATCccaggttttaaaattttagtgggTTAAATTTTCGGGcgaaaatttaatctttaccATGGCTGGTTCTGGGCTCCcagcaaaaaatgattttgttacaaggcatatatggcagtacttttactttcgttacttgtaccgtcGGTACAAGNtttatttatttctgacaaACCAGAGTCAACTGAATGAGATTCTGtaaaacaaatagaataattttaaataagaatatatagTTGTAAGAGAAACCTAATCGGTAACAAATAGAGATATTccaggttttaaaattttagtgggTTTAATTTTCGGGcgaaaatttaatctttaacatGGCTGGTTCTGGGCTCCCagcaaaaaatgttctttgttaCAAGGCCAGTTTCAGGTAccaggcaaatttttttattttttacccgGCCAGTTCGAAGTACCTggtaaaatttggatttattacCCAGCTGGGTATTATTACATTTACGCATAAcagtataaaaattgtataattttctattgagcaaatattttacaagatatagttcaaagaaatttattgtgcctacataaataaaaacaaatgtttttatttttacttttcattaaaataaatatcaaaaattttttttaaaagaaagttggATTGACTGTTTGGAAGTACAATGATTAATGTACAATTTTGcaatgaaaagggaaaatttgcTGATAGTGTACATCAtagttcattaaattttcaaaagccaTTATATTAGTGCAGATTCTACTgaacatagaatatttttaaaatattttaacgaaattattttagatgaaatgaaaaactattttaaatctcaaggtttaattaaaaatcaactaTAAGTGTAGTTCATAAgcaattcatagaaaaaaaattattttttttagagaaatggggagaaaactggtaaaaaaaattgaccttgtttcaaaatttattactgttttataATACTCATAAAAACTCAACTTAGGGAATAGATTATGCAttagacattttatttatatatattacagcAAGCATCAAAATTTGTTTGGCAGAAAAGTGCTGAACAtagtaattagttatttttcattttagatgtaaaatataaaacaatagtttaatCATCTAGTTCGCAGTCTGTTCCCTAGACATATGTACAGAAAACCgtcatgaaaaatttcaagtaatttgaactaaaatactCTGAGATATTAcatataaaacaaagaaaaataacccAAAAATTAGTTTCGAGAAAAAAGACAAAAGAGGCACAACTATCAACgttataaccaaaataaatgattttttaaatcatcataaCTTTTGTTCGATTTGACGCAGAAACAAACCTCAAACGgctaaataaacagaaaaatattttactaataatcGGCTTAAAAATGATAGTCAGGTCccttaacttcatttttaaaaagcattctaAAAATCACCTGACTAGCTTATCACAGAACAATCTGCATACttattatatattcaaaatttttttaaaaatatctcaataagaaagaaagacattACTTATGATAATAAGCATACCTTTAACATGATCCAACATTATACGATTTGGAGTTTCTCCGTTAACCATGCAGACATGGTGATAGAGTTGAGCAAGCTCCTCTGACACGGCAACCAAATCATCCTATAAACAATACATATTTAGAGTATCTAGTCATAATTTGAATCTAAagtcaaaaatgcaaaaaacataaaattacctgaatataatttaatgaatagcTAGCTTCTTTAGCAATTTCACCCATAATAAGTAAATCTCCTTCCAGTTCCTTGATTTTGTTGGTATAAGTTCGAACCTAGTAGACACAtaacataaaacaatattaatacagATTAAGATAAAGAATGCaaattacttcttttaatatcaaattaaagaataatctatttttttaattaaaataatataagtaaagtactttttattttattatttatgaagatcattttaactgaataaaaaaatagagataaaaattttattgctaaagtAATCTAGTTGTATTGAACATCTTTTGCCACATGTGCTATTTTATACGTGATTGTTAGGTGGAATAAAGTTATATGAATATGAGAGCTGTATCTCAGAGTAATATAAGATCTGTTGAATGCCCTCTCAAAAAGCAGTGTTCAGTTTGGCAATGATTATTCAAAACTTGCAAAAAGATACAAAGCCTTGCTAAGAGCtgttacaatttgaaaaaacaaacaaacataggATATGAATAACATCTGATAATAAACTGTATTAAAGTGcatgttaacaaaaattttaatgttaaattaataaaaactgaaacaagAGTTTGTATGTTCATACTGAGGTTGAGAAAATTTCCTACAATGAtatattcaagtaattttttccccaaGATATAGTTAACAAGTTCTGCACCTGGATGACTTTGAtaatatcttaattattataGATGAAATTACATGCTGAAAACTGAAAACAATATGagcataatatattaatttctcaaAGTAATATAGTTAGAATATTAAATTCAGTAACAGTACTCGTATTTATTAACACATTTTGCAACACTTTAGAATACTATACAATATATTACTGAGCAGTTATggtatgtttaatgttaaattcaGCTTATTATGATGTTAAAGTATTCcttctaaaatatcaaaactttattttaaaaagtaattcagtTTTCTGttaagaaagaagaaattttttttttttcaaaataaattttaagtttcgtgcgaaaaataaatttcctactTCTCCCTTGAGACAAGTAAATCCTGTAAGTAAAATCATAacagaaaaagaatattcaaataACCTTGATTTTGAGATCAGAAATTTCAGCTCTCAACTTCATATTGACTTCTTCGTCATTTTCGTTGATGATAGCTCCCTGCTGCTGCAAACCTTTCACATCATTCTGTAGTTGCTCCACCTGTTGTACTGCAAGTTGATACCTTTGTTCGTGTTTTGTTAGAAGGCTCTTCAATCGAGACAGTTCAGGGATATcctaaaaaacataatacaaataatattataacacaaataatattataatacaaatacttttataataatcataatataatattctataatatcttaaaaacacaataacttgtttttatcaattataaattactctgtaacttttcaaagttctttgtt
This window of the Parasteatoda tepidariorum isolate YZ-2023 chromosome 4, CAS_Ptep_4.0, whole genome shotgun sequence genome carries:
- the LOC107449670 gene encoding protein bicaudal D; protein product: MGDFLEALREESELLKQELERVNCELEQTTHEKNLSAEYGLALLEEKQTLQHRYEELESCYDSSRTELELLREALAKYQTNQKVTASSGIEQEESLLLETASKEASFTSHVLELQKELKQARQEESRVRDEKERILKENIDLAKNCDVSEWEKRNYKAELKELKLREQRLLSDNNELEEENISLQKQISSLRSAQVEFEGAKHEVRCLREEIEATKGQIEELTSLRRIAEKQLEEALEALQSEREQKYALKKELDQRVNSESIFNINNLGFSGFGLGSLNQEDGDPSEDDADNNTTLTSLSLSSTSEKDNGAKPQTSTVGDLFSELHLSEIRKLEKQLEVSENEKAKVSSRLQEAQQQLEKTKAELNNQNSRVHKMFEHINTLIVLHGKPEEIEEVSCSDEPEKDIPELSRLKSLLTKHEQRYQLAVQQVEQLQNDVKGLQQQGAIINENDEEVNMKLRAEISDLKIKVRTYTNKIKELEGDLLIMGEIAKEASYSLNYIQDDLVAVSEELAQLYHHVCMVNGETPNRIMLDHVKESHSVDSGLSEINKDQPYSLIFNMNASKLDTLREKLKSDVAIKILLEEDYKFDNKKDFMTAGNRLLDTIRDQLNHLCKAIESTIEIHRQKTLHTGTQEHSSLTENEDLQEKVIKLQSLLSTKREQIATLRTVLKANKQTAEVALANLKSKYENEKAIVSETMMKLRNDLKNLKEDAATFASLRAMFAARCEEYVTQLDELQRKVTATEEEKKTLNALLRLAITQKLSLIQKLEEHEMDKDKGHTRRHSSRGRNVYSRGSASSGHHQSSGGGSAYSGNRHSHDSSHFHSRRDF